The following coding sequences are from one Paenibacillus tundrae window:
- a CDS encoding AAA family ATPase, whose translation MSKLIFFLGGAGSGKTTLAKTLSRKYKAAFFDMDILLRPAAEAIMTLQGLDPSDRDSPEYKRLCRDLGYRITMDAVLDNVQLGIDSVVVGPFTKETDTPDWIEQELAKIGRSLQDTDVRVAYIYLKNEALYRERIMARQSPLDDWKLANWDAFVASLARKQVAWPLPAKSVTYIDNSADDPWIAFAKLEQDIYE comes from the coding sequence GTGAGCAAACTTATTTTCTTCCTAGGTGGGGCTGGAAGCGGCAAGACAACACTTGCCAAAACCCTGTCTCGTAAATATAAAGCCGCTTTCTTCGATATGGATATCCTGCTTCGCCCTGCCGCTGAAGCTATTATGACACTGCAAGGGCTTGACCCTTCCGATCGCGATTCACCTGAATACAAGCGGCTCTGCCGGGATCTCGGGTATCGTATTACGATGGATGCTGTGCTCGATAATGTGCAACTGGGTATCGACAGCGTTGTTGTGGGTCCCTTCACCAAAGAAACCGATACACCTGATTGGATCGAACAGGAACTTGCCAAGATCGGTCGTTCACTTCAGGATACTGATGTGCGTGTAGCTTACATTTATTTGAAGAACGAAGCATTATACCGTGAAAGAATTATGGCAAGGCAGTCTCCGTTAGATGATTGGAAACTTGCCAATTGGGATGCCTTTGTAGCCTCCCTCGCCCGAAAACAAGTGGCATGGCCACTTCCCGCTAAATCCGTGACGTATATTGATAACTCGGCGGATGATCCATGGATTGCTTTTGCAAAACTCGAACAAGACATATACGAGTAA
- a CDS encoding sensor histidine kinase: MSVLWFATILCFVLTATYLHTSSYLHPYIGLSLKLSHTNQWVVHEVDPEGVASSSGIRSGEIVVSIEPQGTTKLLNQDDIYTVSDASAIHVENPLGQTVQYSMKPGFRELFNILFSSTMELLLLFTGSYALFSQPGSRVMRLFYLLNLSMAICILTIYTSQLSLSNYILAFCAAWLPYWLIAFYLSFAFRTQQHRFRLLLFISKCVAIAYSAGLVFLYIKRWLLSEIQLNHGMTIVKTSIAQSGPTNLLNFIFCMTLLIVIGITWFNRKNYSRKEQNQLLLMSTGIIASLIPFIFGFAVPTLLQGDPLLPVEYTLIGFIPLSWMFTYVLVQRSMLDFKLVMPRLIVHVMYALSVFALLVIASKLDKLIQIGMLFVLFLLITWVYQYSQTYSRRKNKLNKEWLERQQLRITVRMAEQQSMRDMFRLFAEMFHKMLDIEGVAIIWADDHNRFSQEGTGTYATIGDINNDTLNVESLLQQYGFAQVWELSGEPEAEVAGYLGIGHKRNHTLFSAEEQDIIDQGRLEAIRMLVNSKLLSDLQKRYEHRVSQTALHEHQIRRHREFNDILMEAQQAERIKTSYFLHDQLLQNLIFLSRDLEEFHDTGETNTEQTAVWLDCLYTSQKDIRQLCDDLYPHIIDRSELQESLQWLVRTLQVKSDIILELSCGTLSAEVEQEPLKSTVFRTIRELIINVMKHSQASRCSIQVYIRDNDLICQVKDDGLGFDVHSTFDFSKATSGHFGLISIHSNIQHLSGEITINSSPGKGTSINIGLPLRAKELHNNE, encoded by the coding sequence GTGAGCGTGTTATGGTTTGCAACAATATTGTGTTTTGTGCTGACAGCCACTTATCTCCATACCTCTTCTTATCTTCATCCGTATATAGGACTTTCTCTGAAACTCTCTCACACCAATCAATGGGTGGTACACGAGGTAGACCCGGAAGGTGTAGCTTCTTCATCAGGGATCAGATCAGGTGAGATAGTTGTCTCTATTGAACCACAAGGAACAACTAAATTGCTGAATCAGGATGACATCTATACTGTTAGTGATGCCTCTGCGATCCATGTAGAGAATCCTCTCGGTCAGACAGTACAATACTCCATGAAGCCCGGCTTTAGAGAACTGTTCAACATTTTGTTCTCATCTACCATGGAGCTGCTGCTTTTGTTTACTGGAAGTTATGCATTGTTTAGCCAGCCTGGTTCACGAGTGATGCGTCTCTTCTATCTTCTGAACCTGTCTATGGCGATATGTATACTCACCATCTATACCTCTCAACTGTCCTTATCTAATTATATCTTGGCTTTTTGTGCAGCATGGTTACCTTATTGGCTGATCGCTTTCTATTTATCATTTGCATTCCGCACCCAACAACATCGCTTCCGGTTACTGTTGTTCATTAGCAAATGCGTCGCTATTGCGTACAGCGCTGGCTTAGTTTTCCTATATATTAAACGTTGGCTATTGTCCGAAATTCAGCTGAATCACGGGATGACCATTGTTAAGACATCAATTGCACAGTCTGGCCCTACAAACCTACTTAATTTCATTTTTTGCATGACGCTTCTGATTGTGATCGGGATTACATGGTTTAATCGCAAAAACTATAGTCGCAAGGAGCAGAATCAGCTGTTGCTTATGTCGACAGGTATAATCGCTAGTCTGATACCCTTCATCTTTGGTTTTGCTGTTCCGACTCTGCTGCAAGGTGATCCGCTGTTACCTGTTGAATATACATTAATCGGGTTCATTCCTTTATCATGGATGTTCACGTATGTACTTGTACAGAGAAGTATGCTCGACTTCAAGCTGGTGATGCCACGTCTAATCGTCCATGTGATGTATGCTTTAAGCGTATTTGCATTACTCGTGATTGCTTCAAAGCTAGATAAATTAATTCAAATCGGCATGCTCTTTGTCTTATTTCTCCTAATCACTTGGGTTTACCAGTATAGCCAAACCTACTCCCGTAGGAAGAATAAACTCAATAAAGAATGGCTCGAACGTCAACAACTACGGATAACCGTTCGTATGGCCGAGCAGCAGAGCATGCGAGATATGTTTCGCCTATTTGCCGAGATGTTTCACAAAATGTTGGATATTGAAGGTGTAGCTATTATTTGGGCAGATGATCATAATAGATTCTCTCAAGAAGGTACAGGTACATACGCTACCATTGGAGATATAAACAACGACACTTTGAATGTTGAGAGTTTACTACAACAATATGGATTTGCCCAGGTTTGGGAATTGTCAGGGGAACCAGAAGCAGAGGTAGCTGGATATTTGGGGATTGGTCACAAAAGAAATCATACTCTTTTTTCGGCAGAAGAACAGGATATCATTGATCAAGGTAGGCTCGAAGCAATACGAATGCTCGTGAACAGCAAGCTTCTCTCCGATCTGCAGAAGCGTTATGAACATCGTGTGAGTCAAACCGCGCTCCATGAACATCAGATACGTCGTCATCGTGAGTTTAATGATATTTTAATGGAAGCCCAGCAGGCTGAACGAATAAAGACCTCATATTTTCTCCATGACCAACTACTTCAAAACCTAATATTTCTGTCACGTGATTTGGAAGAATTCCATGATACAGGTGAGACAAATACGGAACAGACCGCCGTTTGGCTAGATTGCCTATATACTTCCCAGAAAGATATTCGCCAGTTATGTGATGATCTGTACCCTCATATCATAGATCGTAGTGAGCTTCAGGAGTCTCTGCAATGGCTTGTTCGCACACTTCAAGTGAAGAGTGACATCATTTTGGAACTGAGCTGTGGCACTCTTTCTGCTGAAGTGGAGCAGGAACCTCTGAAATCCACTGTATTTCGAACCATACGTGAACTCATTATTAATGTGATGAAGCATTCCCAGGCTTCGCGCTGCTCTATTCAAGTGTACATTAGGGATAATGATTTGATATGCCAAGTTAAGGATGATGGCTTAGGTTTCGATGTTCATTCCACATTTGATTTTTCAAAAGCTACATCAGGCCACTTTGGTTTAATTTCTATAC
- a CDS encoding serine hydrolase — translation MKSIFVTNQGSKCNTMWKRKVVHLMLVVSMSLTPLAHVSAEHGSLNDPSNPQETEAFMDNFMEKPEVQSVLQGAVVTVVHNNQVVLNKGYGYSNVEKNTPVDANSTLFRVASISKTFTATAIMQLVEEGKVDLNRDISEYTDDLNITNNTKTPLTLKHLMTHTSGFDYTDPVTSVSEPNDSYSLEQFVKDNKPAIVRSPGEVFRYDNYAYTLQGYIVQKLSGIPFETYVQQHIFDPIGMSNSSFSLTSEMLAKLATPYDAEGKELPQYPNVPSSSPEGGLITTGRDMAHFMLAQLNQGSYQGSQILKPSSVQAMQSLDVSIHPDIPGTGYGFESSYSQHNHGHQVVSKAGDLTGFHSNMWLLPDQHTGLFIVFNSDGPDLREALFRAFMEHYYPNTKSDYVDYNVPEATLRSYEGLYRDIRLPAWLYEISATENKLQVTDAYGVHILTPVKDMLFRDENGTLAGFKKDISGHIAYFYYNKPDSWSEKLPEAQNYQDVPTDHPYAPYIYRLAQIGLYSQDHALFEPEKPVNRGEFVAQIVGITGITLSTQAPKLQDTATSPYAAYIQTALELGIVQGDPHGLFRPNQPITRQEAALMIWRTASLLLGAPSQQANLMGSHDAWAAEGIQFVVALGLYGPEVKVSSSGAVDYKAKQPMLKQESSVLMYKMLGTLLH, via the coding sequence ATGAAATCTATTTTTGTAACTAACCAAGGTTCTAAATGTAATACCATGTGGAAACGAAAAGTAGTTCATTTGATGCTGGTTGTATCCATGAGCTTAACACCATTGGCACATGTATCAGCAGAACACGGATCACTGAATGACCCCTCGAATCCCCAAGAAACCGAAGCATTTATGGATAATTTTATGGAGAAACCTGAAGTACAGTCCGTACTACAAGGTGCTGTCGTCACCGTAGTTCACAACAATCAGGTTGTTCTTAATAAAGGTTACGGCTATTCCAACGTAGAAAAAAACACTCCTGTCGATGCCAACTCAACCCTGTTTCGAGTAGCTTCCATCTCCAAAACATTCACCGCAACCGCCATCATGCAATTAGTTGAAGAAGGTAAGGTAGATCTCAATCGAGATATAAGCGAGTATACTGATGATCTTAACATTACCAACAACACGAAGACTCCGTTGACGCTGAAACATCTAATGACCCATACGAGCGGGTTTGATTACACCGATCCCGTAACTTCGGTTAGCGAACCGAACGATTCTTATTCGCTTGAACAATTTGTTAAGGATAATAAACCGGCAATTGTTCGAAGTCCCGGAGAAGTGTTCCGTTACGACAATTACGCTTACACCCTTCAAGGATACATCGTTCAAAAGCTATCTGGTATTCCGTTTGAGACTTATGTACAGCAACATATATTCGATCCGATCGGAATGTCCAATAGTAGTTTCTCTCTTACTTCGGAAATGTTAGCAAAACTCGCTACTCCTTATGATGCCGAAGGAAAAGAATTGCCTCAGTACCCTAATGTACCCAGTAGTTCACCTGAAGGCGGATTAATTACAACGGGACGAGACATGGCGCATTTCATGCTTGCTCAGCTTAACCAAGGTTCTTACCAAGGGTCACAAATACTTAAACCATCTTCTGTACAGGCCATGCAATCCCTGGATGTGTCGATACACCCTGATATACCAGGTACGGGCTACGGATTCGAATCCAGTTACTCACAGCATAATCACGGACATCAGGTTGTGAGTAAAGCAGGTGACCTTACTGGCTTCCATTCCAATATGTGGTTACTCCCCGACCAACATACTGGACTATTCATCGTATTCAACAGTGATGGTCCTGATCTTAGAGAAGCGCTCTTCCGGGCATTTATGGAACATTATTATCCCAATACCAAGAGCGATTATGTCGATTACAACGTACCTGAAGCTACGCTCCGTTCCTATGAAGGGCTGTACCGTGATATCCGACTGCCAGCATGGTTATATGAAATTTCAGCAACAGAGAACAAGTTACAAGTTACCGATGCTTATGGCGTACACATACTAACACCTGTGAAGGACATGCTGTTCCGTGATGAGAACGGCACACTTGCAGGTTTTAAGAAAGATATTTCGGGCCATATTGCCTATTTCTACTATAACAAACCAGATAGCTGGTCTGAAAAACTACCCGAAGCCCAGAATTATCAAGACGTTCCCACAGACCATCCATATGCTCCATATATCTATCGTTTGGCACAGATTGGTCTATACTCACAAGATCATGCTCTCTTTGAACCTGAGAAACCCGTAAACCGAGGAGAATTTGTCGCACAGATTGTAGGTATAACAGGAATAACGCTATCCACTCAAGCTCCAAAACTACAAGATACAGCAACAAGCCCTTATGCCGCCTATATTCAAACGGCTCTTGAACTTGGGATTGTGCAAGGAGATCCCCATGGTTTGTTCCGCCCCAATCAACCCATAACCCGACAGGAAGCCGCACTAATGATCTGGAGGACAGCATCTCTCCTACTTGGAGCACCCTCCCAGCAGGCAAACCTTATGGGTTCACATGATGCATGGGCAGCGGAGGGCATTCAATTCGTTGTCGCTCTTGGTCTGTATGGGCCAGAAGTAAAGGTATCGAGCAGCGGTGCTGTCGATTACAAAGCAAAACAGCCCATGTTGAAACAGGAATCCTCGGTTTTGATGTACAAAATGCTAGGGACTCTGCTACATTAA
- a CDS encoding PadR family transcriptional regulator, with protein MQVNKQMIKGSTETLILTLLQEKPLYGYELIKELHRQSEGVFNLKEGTLYPILHAMEIERWVESYWMEVEGRKRKYYSIRGEGIQALKNKKEEWRLFRRAVDQVLGEGGLT; from the coding sequence TTGCAAGTCAATAAACAAATGATTAAAGGAAGCACTGAAACGTTGATTTTGACATTACTTCAGGAAAAGCCACTATACGGGTATGAACTAATTAAGGAGCTTCACCGTCAGTCGGAGGGTGTGTTCAACCTGAAAGAGGGAACATTATATCCTATTTTGCATGCGATGGAGATTGAACGTTGGGTTGAGTCGTATTGGATGGAGGTAGAGGGCAGAAAACGTAAATATTACTCTATTCGGGGTGAGGGAATTCAAGCGCTGAAGAATAAGAAAGAAGAGTGGCGTCTATTCCGCCGTGCTGTGGATCAAGTTCTTGGAGAGGGGGGACTAACGTGA
- a CDS encoding FtsW/RodA/SpoVE family cell cycle protein: MKEPNRDVEHYLDEICSQVKAREVHKDLRDELGNHMEEMMLDREQEGFSRSEAAEYAIEQMGNPEVVGKRLHRLHRLHRERIHWGLLTGLLTMALISLLTMWIYTTNVLQEPYQFLYSDHIVRTIKCLLVLGFFIWFDYRKWRKLAWPIYILLNLMMFISAIYPLMEGQNRYFNVLGFAFDLSSAALWILPLAIGAIMLDKLRSEITIRSLLTYIGLVLLPAVLFFQLVDWVRLVLFVVVMVILFAWFTKKWLYTTVTVIFIAIPTSILMFANDNFHRLEKIWIVFDLQNDPYGMGYYNRSIIDIVQSAGWWGNGLESTFTTFGIRYLDYPLVMLIDVFGWSAGVVFVLGIVWFIAHMIKMIPSIRDEFGRMMIVVITMIFGIQMFYSVVMTTGYVPIVSVIFPFLSHGSHLTFEYAVLGLVLGIYRRKDTISIRNEKIAGSQG, translated from the coding sequence GTGAAGGAGCCTAATCGTGATGTAGAGCATTACTTGGATGAGATATGCAGTCAAGTTAAAGCACGTGAAGTACATAAAGATTTGCGTGATGAGTTAGGTAATCATATGGAGGAAATGATGCTCGACAGAGAGCAAGAGGGGTTCAGCCGTAGCGAGGCAGCCGAATATGCGATTGAGCAGATGGGTAATCCAGAGGTAGTAGGCAAACGACTGCATCGACTGCATCGACTGCACCGTGAACGAATACACTGGGGGCTACTGACAGGGCTTTTAACTATGGCGTTGATTAGTTTATTAACGATGTGGATCTATACGACGAATGTTCTACAGGAACCCTATCAATTCTTATACAGTGATCATATTGTTCGTACCATAAAGTGTTTACTGGTTTTAGGCTTTTTTATCTGGTTTGATTATCGGAAATGGAGAAAGCTTGCTTGGCCGATCTATATCTTGTTAAATTTAATGATGTTTATAAGTGCGATTTATCCATTGATGGAAGGTCAGAACCGTTACTTTAACGTTCTCGGTTTCGCTTTTGATCTGAGTAGCGCTGCTTTATGGATATTACCGCTTGCTATAGGTGCAATCATGTTGGATAAGTTGCGGTCTGAAATTACAATAAGATCTTTACTAACTTATATTGGGCTTGTGTTGCTCCCAGCAGTGTTGTTCTTCCAACTAGTTGATTGGGTGAGATTGGTACTATTTGTGGTTGTTATGGTTATATTATTTGCGTGGTTTACGAAAAAATGGCTTTACACTACCGTGACAGTAATTTTTATTGCAATTCCAACTTCAATTTTAATGTTTGCCAATGATAACTTCCACCGCTTAGAGAAAATATGGATTGTTTTTGATCTCCAGAATGATCCTTATGGCATGGGATATTACAATCGTTCAATTATTGACATTGTTCAGTCTGCTGGATGGTGGGGCAACGGGCTAGAATCGACATTCACTACATTTGGAATTAGGTACCTTGATTATCCTCTAGTCATGCTCATTGATGTATTTGGTTGGTCAGCAGGTGTCGTATTTGTCCTAGGCATTGTCTGGTTTATCGCTCACATGATTAAAATGATTCCCAGCATACGAGATGAATTTGGTCGCATGATGATTGTAGTGATTACTATGATATTTGGAATACAGATGTTCTATTCCGTTGTGATGACCACAGGCTACGTTCCTATCGTAAGTGTGATCTTTCCTTTTCTTAGTCACGGTAGTCATCTGACCTTTGAATACGCAGTGCTGGGGTTGGTTCTTGGCATATACCGTCGCAAAGATACCATTTCTATTCGGAATGAAAAGATTGCTGGATCACAAGGCTGA